The Amaranthus tricolor cultivar Red isolate AtriRed21 chromosome 6, ASM2621246v1, whole genome shotgun sequence genome has a segment encoding these proteins:
- the LOC130815559 gene encoding protein TIC 214-like: MIFQSFLLGNLVSLGMKIINSVVVVGLYYGFLTTFSIGPSYLFLLRSQVMEEGEEGTEKKVSATTGFIMGQLMMFISIYYTPLHLALGRPHTITVLALPYLLFHFFWNNHKHFFDYGSTSRNSMRNLSIQCVFLNNLIFQLFNYFILPSSTLARLVNIYMFRCNNKMLFVTSSFVGWLIGHILFMKWVGLVLVWIQQNHSIRSNKYLVSELRNSMARIFSILFFITCVYYLGRMPSPIFTKKLKETPETKESEEETEQEEEGFTEEDPSPSLFSEEKEDPDKIQIDEMEKIRVNGKDKTKDEFHLHLKEACYKNSPTSLEILKEEKKNFFGFEKSLLFLLFDYKRWNRPTRYIKNNRFENAVRNEMSQYFFYTCQNDGKQRISFTYPPSLSIFWEMIQRKISLDTTEKFLYDDELSNNWISTNEQKRNSLSNELNNRITVLDKDIFYIDVLDKKTRLCLENKNDKTKREFLKKIHDPLLMGSYRVLIKKMVSPFININETTVNNLIDKFFINKIHNVLLNDSNYQEFELKKPKMSQFDGDSTFNQNKNLLFSEQEQISSENKERFFNFLIDTTTAYAFTQPISKRINEIRKKVPRWSHQLINEPEQYERALEKDVVLDYEIRTRQSNPVVIYTTKQDNNDADEVDLTQYAQQSDFRRDIIKGSMRAQRRKILILELFQAKVHSPLFFNRTKEASFYSVYVVTLIRRVQRYMRKKPEIPLSQQEKLKEQEVKKEELAEKKLEEFLLTQKEEKAKLEEDKQIKVAETWDTVPFAQLIRSLMLMTQSIFRKYILIPLLIIAKNIVRLLLFQRAEWSEDFDDWSKERHIKCTYNGVQLSETEFPQDWLTDGIQIKIVFPFYLKPWHTSRDLIKKQNQPDDYCFLTVFGTETEKS; this comes from the coding sequence atgatttttcaatcttttctaCTAGGTAATCTAGTATCCTTAGGCATGAAGATAATCAATTCGGTCGTTGTGGTCGGACTCTATTATGGATTTCTGACCACATTCTCCATAGGGCCCTCTTATCTCTTCCTTCTCCGATCTCAGGTtatggaagaaggagaagaaggaacCGAGAAGAAGGTATCAGCAACAACTGGTTTTATTATGGGACAGCTCATGATGTTCATATCGATCTATTATACGCCTCTGCATCTAGCATTGGGTAGACCTCATACAATAACTGTCCTAGCTCTACCCTATCTTTTGTTTCATTTCTTCTGGAACAATCACAAACACTTTTTTGATTATGGATCTACTAGCAGAAATTCAATGCGTAATCTCAGCATTCAATGTGTATTCctgaataatctcatttttcaattattcaACTATTTCATTTTACCAAGTTCAACGTTAGCCAGATTAGTCAACATTTATATGTTTCGATGCAACAACAAGATGTTATTTGTAACAAGTAGTTTTGTTGGTTGGTTAATTGGTCACATTTTATTCATGAAATGGGTTGGATTGGTATTAGTCTGGATACAGCAAAATCATTCTATTCGATCTAATAAGTACCTTGTGTCAGAATTGAGAAATTCTATGGCTCGAATCTTTAGTATTCTCTTCTTTATTACCTGTGTCTACTATTTAGGCAGAATGCCGTCACctatttttactaaaaaacTGAAAGAAACCCCAGAAACGAAAGAAAGTGAGGAAGAAACAGAACAGGAAGAAGAGGGATTCACCGAAGAAGATCCTTCTCCTTCCCTTTTTTCGGAAGAAAAGGAGGATCCGGACAAAATCCAAATCGATGAAATGGAAAAGATCCGAGTGAATGGAAAGGACAAAACAAAGGATGAATTCCACTTGCACTTAAAAGAAGCATGCTATAAAAATAGCCCAACTTCGTTAGAAATActtaaagaagaaaagaaaaacttcTTCGGGTTTGAAAAatcccttctttttcttcttttcgacTATAAACGTTGGAATCGTCCAACGCGATATATAAAAAACAATCGATTTGAAAATGCGGTAAGAAATGAAATgtcacaatattttttttatacatgtcAAAATGATGGAAAACAAAGAATTTCTTTTACATATCCACCCAGTTTATCAATTTTCTGGGAAATGATACAAAGAAAGATTTCTTTGGATACAACAGAAAAATTCTTATATGATGATGAACTATCCAATAATTGGATTTCTACaaatgaacaaaaaagaaacagtttaagcaatgaattaaataatagaaTTACGGTTCTAGACAAAGACATTTTTTATATAGATGTACTCGATAAAAAAACAAGATTATGcttagaaaacaaaaatgataaaactaaaagggaatttttgaaaaaaatacatgATCCATTATTAATGGGATCCTATCgtgttttaataaaaaaaatggtttcaccctttataaatataaatgaaactacagtgaataatttaattgataaattttttataaataaaattcataatGTTTTACTTAATGATTCCAATTATCAAGAATTTGaacttaaaaaaccaaaaatgagTCAATTTGATGGAGACTCAACattcaatcaaaacaaaaatttgttattttccgaacaagaacaaattagttcagaaaataaagaaagatttttcaattttttaattgatacaaCCACAGCATATGCGTTTACTCAACCaatttcaaaaagaataaacgaaataagaaaaaaagttCCTCGTTGGTCACACCAATTAATTAACGAGCCCGAACAATATGAAAGAGCACTTGAAAAAGACGTGGTGCTGGATTATGAAATCCGCACAAGGCAATCGAACCCTGTAGTGATTTATACGACTAAGCAAGATAATAACGATGCAGACGAAGTGGATTTGACACAGTATGCCCAACAATCTGATTTTCGTCGAGATATAATCAAAGGTTCCATGCGTGCTCAAAGACGTAAAATTCTTATTTTGGAATTGTTTCAAGCAAAAGTACATTCGCCACTTTTTTTCAACCGAACAAAGGAAGCCTCTTTTTATTCTGTGTATGTTGTTACACTTATTAGACGAGTTCAAAGGTATATGAGAAAAAAACCAGAAATTCCACTTTCTCAACAGGAAAAATTAAAGGAACAAGAAGTAAAGAAAGAAGAATTAgcggaaaaaaaattagaagaatTTCTATTAACGcaaaaggaagaaaaagcaAAACTAGAAGaagataaacaaataaaagtagCCGAAACCTGGGATACCGTCCCGTTTGCTCAACTAATAAGGAGTTTGATGTTAATGACTCAGtccatttttagaaaatatattttaattccttTATTGATAATAGCAAAAAATATTGTTCGTCTACTATTATTCCAACGTGCTGAGTGGTCTGAAGATTTCGATGACTGGAGTAAAGAACGACATATTAAATGTACCTATAATGGTGTTCAATTATCAGAAACCGAATTTCCTCAAGACTGGTTAACAGATGGTATTCAGATAAAGATAGTATTTCCTTTCTATCTAAAACCTTGGCACACATCCCGAgatctaataaaaaaacaaaatcaaccagatgattattgttttttaacaGTTTTCGGAACAGAAACTGAgaaatcc